The genomic window GAAAACTCATGGATAGTCAAAAAACTGGAAAAACGGTCACTAAGGCTTCAATTATGAAAAAGCTGAAAGTTAAATGATTGTAGAGTTTGACAAGTCATTCTATCGTACATTAATTAAACTAAAGAACGTAACAGTACTTAAGAAAGTTGAGCGCACAATTACAAAACTTGAAGCAGCACAATCATTAAATGATGTTTTGGAAGTGAGCAAATTAACAGGTTACAAAAAATATTACAAAATAAGACTTGGAGACTATCGAATTGGCCTAGAGAAAATAAATTCAACAAAAATCAGGTTAATAATCATTGCCAACAGAAAAGACATTTATAAAATATTTCCATAAAAC from Saprospiraceae bacterium includes these protein-coding regions:
- a CDS encoding type II toxin-antitoxin system RelE/ParE family toxin, whose protein sequence is MIVEFDKSFYRTLIKLKNVTVLKKVERTITKLEAAQSLNDVLEVSKLTGYKKYYKIRLGDYRIGLEKINSTKIRLIIIANRKDIYKIFP